A genome region from uncultured Roseibium sp. includes the following:
- a CDS encoding transporter — MMHGSGYRDENTRSCIAPSVSCAFVAALTVAALIGPPTLAHAQKTGIVSEHRDVDNDGDKDAADLAKQLSNPVASLISVPFQFNWDTGIGPKDADAITLNIQPVIPFKLNEDWNLISRTIVPVRWRDTPADRIDSTFGLGDTVQSLFLSPNAPVGGWIVGAGPVALLPTATDSAFQGRQLGLGPTAVGLRQHGGWTYGLLANHLWGVTDPDDRDRVNTTFLQPFVSYTTQSATTFALLTESTYDWHAQQWTVPINAAVSQLVTIGEQHVSFQLGGRVYAVKPDGGPDWGARASVTFLFPQ; from the coding sequence ATGATGCATGGGTCCGGATATCGTGACGAAAACACAAGAAGCTGCATAGCACCTTCGGTATCCTGCGCTTTCGTTGCAGCACTGACGGTTGCTGCTCTGATCGGGCCTCCGACACTCGCGCATGCGCAAAAAACCGGTATCGTCTCCGAGCACAGGGATGTTGACAACGATGGCGACAAGGATGCGGCCGACCTTGCCAAACAGCTTTCCAATCCGGTGGCTAGCCTGATCAGTGTCCCCTTCCAATTCAATTGGGACACGGGAATCGGCCCCAAGGACGCCGACGCCATCACACTGAACATTCAGCCGGTCATACCTTTTAAACTGAATGAGGACTGGAATCTGATTTCCAGGACGATAGTGCCCGTTCGCTGGCGGGACACGCCGGCAGACCGGATCGACAGCACCTTCGGACTCGGCGATACGGTTCAATCCCTCTTTCTATCTCCAAACGCTCCCGTGGGCGGCTGGATTGTCGGGGCTGGGCCGGTCGCGCTTTTACCGACGGCGACGGACTCAGCCTTTCAGGGCCGTCAGCTCGGTCTGGGGCCGACGGCTGTTGGCCTCAGGCAGCATGGTGGGTGGACCTACGGTCTTTTGGCCAATCATCTTTGGGGTGTAACGGACCCTGACGACAGAGACCGCGTCAATACCACCTTCCTCCAGCCGTTTGTCAGTTACACCACGCAATCCGCCACAACCTTTGCTCTGCTCACCGAGTCGACCTACGACTGGCATGCCCAGCAATGGACAGTCCCGATCAACGCAGCGGTGTCGCAGCTTGTCACCATTGGTGAGCAGCATGTGAGTTTTCAGCTTGGCGGGCGTGTCTACGCGGTAAAGCCGGACGGTGGTCCGGATTGGGGCGCACGGGCATCTGTAACGTTCCTGTTTCCGCAGTGA
- a CDS encoding carbohydrate porin, with translation MPKQPALSGLRSAMKKFKNKQTRREKFLAKMDEVVPWTRLLAVTGALFALTVPSVLHAQPKIDSLAGPDSTSALLAADDQERDTVLDVNLLQSWSDWKASIKDRTGFDFGLDYIALGYVASQSLGQDTAATGVFRLFGEWELLGRSSGNTGTLLFKVDNRHRLDTVPVKDFAGELGYAGIIGPTYSDQGWRLTHLYWNQNFAGGRGAVYLGLLDVTDYTDAYALASPWQGFANLAFQTGSGTIGGLPDAALGVAVGSFLNEKIYMGGGIVDANADAANPFSDTLFDQGETFKSFEVGWTSGSKARFFNNAHLTFWQIDAREQAGTPDGYGVAFSVSQVVRERWFPFLRGGWADGGDALYEASVSAGFGYSQDPTSSIFGFGVNWSRPNEDTFGSKLDDQITVEAFMKWQLTEGIELTPSMQYIHNPAQNPEGDSIALFGLRFRAAL, from the coding sequence ATGCCCAAGCAGCCCGCCTTGTCCGGCCTTCGCAGCGCGATGAAGAAGTTCAAGAACAAGCAGACGCGGCGGGAGAAGTTCCTCGCCAAGATGGACGAGGTGGTACCATGGACCCGGCTCCTCGCGGTGACGGGCGCGCTCTTTGCTCTCACAGTTCCCTCGGTCTTGCACGCGCAACCTAAAATTGACTCGCTCGCCGGACCGGATTCTACGTCCGCCCTGCTTGCGGCGGACGATCAGGAACGGGACACCGTTCTGGACGTCAATTTGCTTCAGTCATGGTCGGATTGGAAAGCCTCGATAAAGGATCGCACGGGCTTCGATTTCGGGCTCGACTATATCGCGCTCGGGTATGTCGCGTCACAGAGTTTAGGCCAGGACACGGCCGCCACCGGTGTCTTTCGCCTCTTCGGAGAGTGGGAACTGTTAGGGCGCAGCTCCGGAAACACAGGCACCCTGCTTTTCAAGGTCGATAACCGCCACCGCCTGGACACCGTTCCGGTCAAGGATTTCGCCGGGGAACTTGGATATGCCGGTATTATCGGTCCCACCTACAGTGATCAGGGGTGGCGGTTGACGCATCTCTACTGGAACCAGAATTTTGCCGGGGGACGCGGGGCCGTTTATCTGGGTTTGCTCGATGTCACCGATTATACCGATGCCTATGCGCTTGCGAGTCCCTGGCAGGGATTCGCCAACCTCGCCTTCCAGACCGGGTCGGGAACCATAGGTGGGCTGCCCGACGCCGCGCTGGGTGTGGCCGTGGGGTCTTTCCTGAACGAGAAGATTTACATGGGAGGAGGGATCGTGGACGCCAACGCGGATGCGGCGAACCCCTTCTCCGACACCCTGTTCGACCAGGGAGAGACTTTCAAGTCGTTCGAGGTGGGGTGGACGAGCGGGTCCAAGGCGCGGTTCTTCAACAATGCGCACCTGACCTTCTGGCAGATTGACGCGCGCGAGCAGGCTGGCACGCCCGACGGTTATGGCGTGGCCTTCAGTGTCAGCCAAGTTGTGCGTGAGCGTTGGTTTCCGTTCCTGCGTGGTGGCTGGGCAGATGGAGGCGACGCCCTCTATGAGGCCTCTGTCAGTGCCGGTTTCGGATACAGCCAGGATCCCACCAGCAGTATTTTCGGCTTTGGCGTCAACTGGAGCCGACCGAACGAAGACACGTTCGGTAGCAAACTGGACGACCAGATCACTGTCGAAGCCTTTATGAAGTGGCAGCTCACCGAGGGCATCGAACTGACCCCGAGCATGCAATACATCCACAACCCTGCCCAGAACCCCGAAGGGGACTCGATCGCGCTTTTCGGCCTTCGGTTCCGAGCGGCCCTATGA
- a CDS encoding helix-turn-helix domain-containing protein, with product MADLEERSSNLEYLERLPTVYSAIVQLDPGHLGLTSVEVRGRDSFIIRSMTGARSIWTTVPEADWVGYIIPITWKGEFILNGMSATPYTVFSLDGAHEFDFVAEHRDAITVGIRKSVLSRTISGLIGRDFSLDADTHRQQYIPTSYREWLLRLFRKPLACASSKGPGATFGRLPRSVELATIEATADWIIETAQLKISETANSRRELKIVRDSIRKIRGADCSLVTVADLCHMSGVGKSRLHQAFSDIYRMSPGAYLHRLRLTSIREKLLSEEAPPRSVKDVAIQHGFLSSGQFARAYRGMFGELPSQTLSARNK from the coding sequence ATGGCTGACTTAGAGGAAAGATCGTCAAATCTCGAATATCTTGAGCGGCTTCCCACGGTTTACTCGGCAATTGTCCAACTGGATCCGGGTCATCTGGGCTTGACCAGCGTCGAAGTGCGTGGGCGAGACAGCTTCATCATTCGTTCCATGACGGGTGCCCGGTCAATCTGGACGACGGTTCCAGAAGCGGATTGGGTCGGTTACATCATTCCAATCACCTGGAAGGGCGAATTTATTCTGAATGGCATGAGCGCGACGCCATATACCGTCTTCAGTCTCGACGGCGCACATGAGTTCGACTTCGTTGCGGAGCATCGGGACGCCATCACCGTCGGTATACGCAAGTCGGTGCTGAGCCGGACGATCTCCGGTTTGATCGGCCGAGATTTCAGTCTTGATGCTGACACGCACCGCCAGCAGTACATTCCGACGTCCTACAGGGAGTGGCTGCTGAGGCTCTTCCGGAAGCCGCTTGCCTGTGCCTCGTCGAAGGGGCCGGGAGCCACCTTTGGCAGGTTGCCGCGTTCCGTTGAACTTGCGACGATCGAAGCCACTGCAGACTGGATCATCGAGACGGCTCAACTGAAAATTAGCGAGACGGCAAACTCCAGGCGCGAGCTGAAAATTGTTCGGGACTCCATTCGTAAAATCAGGGGCGCCGATTGTTCTCTCGTTACCGTTGCCGATCTCTGCCACATGTCAGGTGTAGGCAAGTCACGACTGCACCAGGCATTCTCTGATATATATCGAATGTCGCCGGGCGCGTACTTGCATCGACTTCGCCTCACATCGATCCGGGAGAAGTTGCTTTCAGAGGAAGCTCCTCCAAGATCCGTAAAAGACGTTGCCATTCAGCATGGTTTCTTGAGCAGTGGCCAATTTGCTCGCGCATACAGAGGCATGTTCGGCGAGTTGCCCAGCCAGACCCTTAGTGCAAGAAATAAATGA